The genomic window CACACTGAATTTCAAGAGACCCTTGGTAGCAGCATGGCGCCCTTGATCACGTTGGTCAAACTCTTCTATTCTTTGACTCTCTGAGTTCCTACctcacccccttcttccctcccgccGCAGGCCCACCCGCAGTACAACAGCCAGTACGCCGTGAAGGACGACTACGCCGGCCTTAACTTCGGCGCCCAGGAGGCCCGCGACGGCTACGACACCCAGGGCTCCTACAGCGTGCTGCTGCCCGACGGCCGCCTCCAGACCGTCACCTACTACGTGAACGGCGACTCCGGCTACGTGGCCGAGGTCACCTACGAGGGCGAGGCGCAGTACCCCGCGCAGGGATACGGACACCAGCCTTCCTACGGCCACGCCCCCGCCCCATCCTACTCCCCAAGACCTTCCTACGGCCACAACTGAAACCCATCCCAGCCTACAGGTCGCCCCGCCCCAAACTGAAATACTCATCCCCACCATGGCGGCCACTGGAATACCAGGGCGCAGCaacaccctcccccctctcatccttccttattTCGCCCattaccccacccccacccccacccctgctcctcctcccccacccccttcacgCTGCTTCATCTTGATGGATATTTATTCTTCTGTAATTAATAAACGAGCTGAGTGAAAGTCACTGGGTTAGCTTCCTTCTTAATCACCAGATGAAATCAGATAACTTTCAGAGTTCGAGGAGTGAGGAAACACCATTAGAATTATATTACCTCTTGAGTGACCCCAAAAAATTTTTCTCTCTATTAATCtcagggttggcaaaaaccaatgtttttttttaaatacaagaaacatgtttttttttttggtttaaaccagttttttgttttttgttttttggtttaaaccatggggtttttttttggtttaaaccatatagattttttttttttttttttttgctttttagtATTTTaattccagtaattctatccgtacatacatatatgagtttgaaaaggaattatagatagatttagagatggatttagcaaaatATCCGTTTGATCTTCATACagtctgtaaaagaggcaaaatgtagCTTCTCTAACATGATTTATAagtgcaatgttaaagagtagtaaaacatgaaagacctcttctaattttccagttgcatgctacaaaaacgGTTGTGAGAGAGAGGGATTGCTTTCCCGGCTATCTCCCGCACCGCATACTGC from Eriocheir sinensis breed Jianghai 21 unplaced genomic scaffold, ASM2467909v1 Scaffold175, whole genome shotgun sequence includes these protein-coding regions:
- the LOC126990563 gene encoding cuticle protein 18.6-like, giving the protein VPTSPPSSLPPQAHPQYNSQYAVKDDYAGLNFGAQEARDGYDTQGSYSVLLPDGRLQTVTYYVNGDSGYVAEVTYEGEAQYPAQGYGHQPSYGHAPAPSYSPRPSYGHN